One Miscanthus floridulus cultivar M001 chromosome 11, ASM1932011v1, whole genome shotgun sequence DNA window includes the following coding sequences:
- the LOC136491732 gene encoding uncharacterized protein, with protein MAGEGERTPPQSPRSKALLQHFERKVRLHAEHLDEDVRVTNERLGQLETAQIETNTKLASLEGTLGSVNTSLVGVLERLERMEQNRCDGFERRNHNNNNTMGSAAGHDEEEYAADTELDEELNGHRRIEQHRRRHETGPRRPRQEVRADDSFGKIKFTIPAFDGRYNPDMYLSWELAVDQKFTCHDFPEDKRVRAATSEFTDFASVWWSEYHRKNPNNTPTWDALKRVMRARFVPSYYSRDLLHKLQQLRQGSKSVEEYYQELQMGMLRCRLEENEDGAIARFMGGLNREIQDILAYKEYNSVNRLFHLACKAEREVQGRRASMRANIPAGRASPWTPSNAAAPSTRAPPQSSSTIKPRSSTTNSVPCPSEPTRGATATSAKSSSSVVSTGRTRDIQCLRCKGYGHVRKDCPSTRVMVV; from the coding sequence atggcaggagaaggtgaaaggacccctccacaatcacctcgatcaaaagccttgctgcaacactttgaacgcaaagtgaggctccatgctgaacaccttgatgaggatgttcgtgtcaccaatgagcgccttggtcaattggagacggctcagattgagaccaacaccaagttggcttccttggaaGGCACTCTTGGTTCTGTTAATACATCTCTTGTAGGTGTCTTGGAGCGATTGGAGAGGATGGAACAGAATCGCTGTGATGGTTTCGAACgacgcaatcacaacaacaacaacaccatgggcagtgctgctggtcatgatgaagaagaatatgcagcGGACACTGAGCTTGATGAGGAGCTGAATGGTCATCGACGCATCGAACAACATCGCCGCCGCCATGAGACAGGTCCTCGCCGACCACGGCAAGAGGTACGTGCCGATGACTCATTTGGCAAGATTAAATTCACCATACCTGCTTTTGATGGGAGGTATAATCCTGATATGTACCTTAGTTGGGAATTAGCTGTTGATCAGAAATTTACTTgccatgatttccctgaggacaaacgtgttagggctgcaactagtgagtttactgactttgcctctgtttggtggtctgaataccatcgtaagaacccaaataacacaccaacttgggatgctttgaaacgggtcatgcgggccagatttgttccttcttattattcccgtgatcttttacataagttgcaacaattgaggcaaggatccaaatctgtagaagaatactatcaaGAGCTACAAATGGGTATGCTTCGTTGCAGGCTAGAGGAAAATGAGGATGGTGCCATAGCTAGATTTATGGGTGGGCTGAACCGGGAGATTCAGGATATTCTAGCTTATAAGGAATATAATTCTGTCAATCGTTTATTtcaccttgcttgtaaagctgaacgagaagtgcagggacgacgagctAGCATGAGGGCTAACATTCCTGCAGGTCGTGCTAGCCCGTGGACACCCTCCAATGCTGCTGCACCGTCAACGCGTGCACCCCCACAATCTTCCTCGACCATCAAGCCACGCTCCTCTACAACAAATTCTGTACCATGCCCAAGTGAACCAACTAGAGGAGCAACGGCTACATCTGCCAAGAGTTCATCCTCGGTGGTATCCACGGGGAGAACAAGGGATATTCAGTGCCTACGCTGCAAAGGATATGGCCACGTACGCAAGGACTGCCCAAGCACACGTGTGATGGTTGTGTGA